In a single window of the Thermodesulfobacteriota bacterium genome:
- a CDS encoding type II toxin-antitoxin system RelE/ParE family toxin, whose translation MPSAKVEKIRDIVSALLTAQNVEDIPALPGWRLHKLHGDRKGQWSITLTGNWRIVFEVKADEIYRLDLEDYH comes from the coding sequence TTGCCGTCGGCGAAGGTAGAGAAAATCAGGGATATCGTTTCCGCCCTTTTGACCGCACAGAATGTTGAGGACATACCGGCGCTGCCGGGATGGAGACTTCACAAGTTGCATGGCGATCGAAAGGGCCAATGGAGCATAACGCTCACCGGCAACTGGCGCATAGTCTTTGAGGTTAAAGCCGATGAAATTTACAGACTTGATCTGGAGGATTATCACTGA